The Dehalococcoidia bacterium genomic sequence TGATGACGCCGATCTCGGCGCGGGCCGCCTCGGCCATCGCCCGGCACTGCTCGAAGTCCGTGACGTCCGCCTGGTAGACGGCGGCCTTCACGCCCGCGCCGCGGCAGGCCTCGGCAACCCGGTGCGCCGCCTCGCGGTTAGAGTTGTAGTTGATGGCGACGTTCACACCCTCTTTCGCGAAGGCAAGCGCAATCGCGGCGCCGATGCCTCTGCTCGCGCCGGTGATCAGCGCCGTGCGTCCGACGAGCCCGTTCATCCGTCCTCCTCGTGTGAAGTGTCGGAACATGCAATAACGGCAGGACGCTCAGGTCAAGGGCGGCGCTGCCCGTCGGCGCGCCCTTGGCTATACTTTTCAGCGCCATGCCGATCTACGAGTATCGTTGCGCCTCCTGCGGCGAGACCAGCAGTCACTTCTTCCGCTCGATTAGCGTTGCGAGGGACCCGGCGTGCCCGCACTGCGGCTCAGCGGCCCTGGCGCGCCTCGTCTCGAAGGTGGCCTACGTCAAGCCGGACGCCGAGCGCATCGCCGGCATCGACACGTCGCGGATCCTTGGCAGCCTCGACGGTTCCGACCCCGCCAGCTTCGAGCGTTGGGCGCGCCGCACCGGCGCCGAGCTCGACTCCGCCCTCGGTACTAACTTCCGGGAGCTGGCCGACAAGACGGCCGCCGGCGAGGACCCGATAGAGCGCGTCGACCCCGGCCATACCCTGCGCTACGCGGTCGAGAAGAAGCTCTCGGACGTCTCCGGAGGCGGTACCGAGGGAGGCGCCTGAGGTGCCACTCACGCCGCTGCGACGCACCGCGCCGAGCGCCGTCGAAGAAGACGGCTGGGCCTTGCGGCAGGCTCAGGATGGCTTCGCGCTGCTCCCTGTCGTGGCGGAGGCGGTTGCCTGATGCCCATCTACGAATTCTCCTGCAACTCCTGCCAGAACCGGGTCTCGATCTTCGTCCGCTCCATGAACTCGCCCGTCTCCGGCAAATGCGACCGCTGCGGCAGCGAAGACCTCAGGCGTCTGGTCTCGCGCGTGGCCGTGATCAAGTCGGGCGGCGACTTCGATTCGCTCGGCGACGACCGCCTGCTTTCCGGCTTCGACGAGAACGACCCGAAGGCGATGGCGGCCTGGGCGCGCCGCATGCAGCGTGAGATGGGCGAGGACGCCGGCCCCGAGTTCGAGGAGATGATCGAGAAGCTGGAGCGCGGCGAGTCCCTGGACGAAGGCTTCGGCGAGAGTGATGATTTCGACGACGATGATGACGGCTTCGACGACCTCTAGCTAGCCATGCCGATCTACGAGTACCGCTGTTCAGACTGTCAGAAGATCACCAACGTCTTCGTCCGGAGCGTCTCCTCGGAGATACCGGACGTGAAATGCGAGCACTGCGGGTCGGCCCGGGTTGAACGCGCCATCTCGAAGTTCGGCATTGGCAAGACAGTAAAGTCGGTGATCGAGGAGTACGGAGACCCGAGCCTTGATGACGGCTCGGAGTATCGTGACCCGCGGCAGATCGGACGCTGGGCGGAGCGCAAGTTCGAGGAATACGGCATCGAGATGCCGGAGGAGGCGCGCGAGATCATCGATGCCGCGCGCGAGGGCGAGTTCCCGGCGCCCTTGAACGACTGAGCGTGCGGCGCGCTCTCTCCCGCATCGAGGCGATTTCCGAGGCCGCGAGACAGACGCTTGCGGCGAAGAACCAGGCGCGGGAGGCGGCTCTCACGCTCTGCCGGGATGCGCTGCGCAACTCCGCCAACGGCATCCGGGCCGTCCACCGCGGCGACTTCGAGGCGGCCCGCGCCCTCATCGATTCCGCCGGCGCCCTCTTGGCCGGAGCCAGGACGGCGCTCGCGAATGACCCCGACATCTTCTACGCCGGCTTCGTGCATGACGCCCAGAAGGAGTACGCCGAGGCGCGCGTGACCTACGCCGTGATCGCAGGTCAGGACGTCCCTCTGCCGGAGGAAATCGGGGTCGAGGTCCCGGCGTATCTCAACGGCATGGCCGAGGCCGTCGGCGAGTTGCGCCGTCACTTGCTCGACGCTCTTCGGTCGGGCGACATCGAGCGCTGTGAAGAGACCCTGGACGTGATGGAGGAGATCTACGGCAACCTCGTCACCTTCGATTACCCGGACGCCATGACCGGCGGCCTGCGCCGTACCACCGACAATGTCCGCGGCATCCTCGAACGAACCCGGGGCGACCTCGCCGTCGCTGTGCGCCAGCGCGAGTTGGAGCGAAAGCTGGCCGAGTTCGAGCGGCGCATGGACAGCCGCTAGCGCCATGTGCGGGCGGTTCACCCTCACGCGCCAGGAGCGCTCCGAGATCGCCGCTGAGCTCGGCGTGCCTGTCGAGTCGCTTCCAGCCTCCGTC encodes the following:
- a CDS encoding zinc ribbon domain-containing protein; the encoded protein is MPIYEFSCNSCQNRVSIFVRSMNSPVSGKCDRCGSEDLRRLVSRVAVIKSGGDFDSLGDDRLLSGFDENDPKAMAAWARRMQREMGEDAGPEFEEMIEKLERGESLDEGFGESDDFDDDDDGFDDL
- a CDS encoding haloacid dehalogenase, with protein sequence MRRALSRIEAISEAARQTLAAKNQAREAALTLCRDALRNSANGIRAVHRGDFEAARALIDSAGALLAGARTALANDPDIFYAGFVHDAQKEYAEARVTYAVIAGQDVPLPEEIGVEVPAYLNGMAEAVGELRRHLLDALRSGDIERCEETLDVMEEIYGNLVTFDYPDAMTGGLRRTTDNVRGILERTRGDLAVAVRQRELERKLAEFERRMDSR
- a CDS encoding zinc ribbon domain-containing protein; translation: MPIYEYRCASCGETSSHFFRSISVARDPACPHCGSAALARLVSKVAYVKPDAERIAGIDTSRILGSLDGSDPASFERWARRTGAELDSALGTNFRELADKTAAGEDPIERVDPGHTLRYAVEKKLSDVSGGGTEGGA
- a CDS encoding zinc ribbon domain-containing protein, which gives rise to MPIYEYRCSDCQKITNVFVRSVSSEIPDVKCEHCGSARVERAISKFGIGKTVKSVIEEYGDPSLDDGSEYRDPRQIGRWAERKFEEYGIEMPEEAREIIDAAREGEFPAPLND